In Sphingomonas sp. JUb134, the sequence CGCCCGACGTCGTGGCGCCCACCGCCCGCCCTTCCCGCCCTGCCGCGATCGCCACCTGGCTGCTCGCCGTCGCCGGACTGATCGTCGTCATGGTGGTGGTGGGCGGCATCACCCGCCTGACCGAGTCGGGATTGTCGATCACCGAGTGGAAGCCGCTGACCGGCATCGTCCCGCCGCTGAACGCCGAGCAGTGGCAGGCCGAGTTCGACAACTACAAGCGCATCCCGGAATATCAGCAGCTCAACCAGGGCATGACGCTGGCCGGCTTCCAGGCGATCTTCTTCTGGGAATATCTCCATCGGCTCCTCGGGCGGCTGATCGGCGTCGCCTTTGCCCTGCCGCTGCTGTGGTTCGCCGTGCGGCGCGCGATCCCGCGCGGCTATGGCTGGCGGCTGGTGGCGCTGCTGGCGCTGGGCGGGCTGCAGGGTGCGATCGGCTGGTGGATGGTCGCTTCGGGCCTCGTCGAGCGGACCGACGTCAGTCACTTCCGCCTGGCGACTCACCTGCTGACCGCGCTCTTCATCCTGGCCGGGCTGGTGTGGACCGCGCTCGACCTGCGCAACCTGGCGCGCGATCCGGGCGCGCGGCCGGCACGGCTGACCGGCGCCGGGCTGCTGGTCGGGCTGGTGCTGTT encodes:
- a CDS encoding COX15/CtaA family protein produces the protein MAHSPSIAPDVVAPTARPSRPAAIATWLLAVAGLIVVMVVVGGITRLTESGLSITEWKPLTGIVPPLNAEQWQAEFDNYKRIPEYQQLNQGMTLAGFQAIFFWEYLHRLLGRLIGVAFALPLLWFAVRRAIPRGYGWRLVALLALGGLQGAIGWWMVASGLVERTDVSHFRLATHLLTALFILAGLVWTALDLRNLARDPGARPARLTGAGLLVGLVLFVQLVFGAFTAGLNAGLVTNEWPLMNGRFFPEGVLQHRSLGDALLNDPFLIHFVHRWWAWVTVAALVVLARLARRAGDRRASIAIHSAFGVQILLGIATVMTSVNIPLAALHQLVGALLVASVAWGAHAIGRRPWRA